A genomic region of Bosea sp. 124 contains the following coding sequences:
- a CDS encoding zincin-like metallopeptidase domain-containing protein: MKKDIYQTITNRIIADLEKGVRPWMKPWSVENASGRISLPLRANGVPYRGINIVMLWSQAIERGYSSPHWMTFKQAKELGAFVKKGEQASEVVYASTLSRTETDEKTGEESERNIPFLKSYAVFNAEQVEGLPERFTMAAERTLEPVQRIERVEAFIRSTGAHIRHGGGNAYYNVSGDHVQMPLFETFDTPESYYATIAHELTHWTRHKSRLDREFGRKRWGDEGYATEELVAELGSAFLCADLELTPEVREDHAAYIANWLTFLRGDKRAIFTAAGHAQRAADYLLAFSAPAAQQAA; encoded by the coding sequence ATGAAAAAGGATATTTATCAGACCATTACCAACCGCATCATCGCCGATCTGGAGAAAGGCGTGCGCCCGTGGATGAAACCATGGAGCGTGGAGAATGCATCGGGGCGGATCAGCCTGCCCCTGCGTGCCAACGGTGTGCCCTATCGCGGCATCAACATCGTGATGCTGTGGTCGCAAGCGATCGAACGCGGATACAGCTCACCGCACTGGATGACGTTCAAGCAGGCCAAGGAGCTTGGCGCCTTCGTCAAGAAGGGCGAACAGGCGTCGGAGGTCGTCTATGCCAGCACGCTCAGCCGCACGGAAACCGACGAGAAGACGGGCGAGGAATCGGAGCGAAATATCCCCTTCCTTAAATCCTATGCCGTGTTCAATGCCGAGCAGGTGGAAGGATTGCCCGAACGGTTCACGATGGCAGCGGAGAGGACGCTGGAGCCGGTGCAGCGGATCGAGCGTGTCGAGGCGTTCATTCGGTCAACGGGCGCGCACATCCGCCATGGCGGCGGCAATGCCTATTATAATGTAAGCGGCGATCATGTGCAGATGCCATTGTTCGAGACGTTCGATACGCCCGAAAGCTATTACGCGACGATTGCCCACGAACTGACGCACTGGACGCGGCATAAGTCGCGCCTTGATCGGGAATTCGGACGCAAGCGGTGGGGCGACGAAGGCTATGCGACCGAGGAACTGGTTGCCGAGCTTGGTTCCGCCTTTCTCTGCGCCGATCTGGAGCTGACACCGGAGGTTCGGGAGGATCACGCCGCCTACATCGCGAACTGGCTCACCTTCCTGCGAGGCGACAAGCGCGCGATCTTTACGGCTGCGGGACATGCACAGCGTGCGGCGGATTATCTCCTAGCCTTCAGCGCACCGGCCGCGCAGCAGGCCGCATAA
- a CDS encoding ion channel, whose amino-acid sequence MKIGAATYAIISPQLLMLIISVFLGQSPTRPHIAYVGSLFIALNSIALILMFSDIIRRGLTPVRTLPSIIVISVIGVMSLPVHFALIYLELGIYESGRPDSPIDFLDAIYFSVVTWTTLGYGDILPHKSARAAVVAEVALSSIVMAMLMAAIFAAISFRKRDPRGPVE is encoded by the coding sequence ATGAAAATCGGTGCCGCAACTTATGCAATCATATCGCCTCAGCTTCTCATGCTGATTATTTCAGTATTTCTCGGACAGTCCCCAACACGACCACATATCGCCTATGTGGGATCATTATTTATTGCATTGAATTCCATAGCTCTCATACTCATGTTCTCGGATATCATCCGTCGTGGATTGACACCAGTTAGAACTCTACCTTCCATTATCGTGATTTCTGTCATTGGCGTAATGTCTCTCCCCGTGCATTTCGCGCTGATCTACCTGGAGCTAGGCATCTATGAATCCGGCAGGCCAGACAGTCCGATTGATTTTTTAGATGCCATCTATTTTTCCGTCGTTACATGGACGACATTGGGTTACGGGGATATTTTACCGCACAAGTCAGCTCGGGCCGCAGTTGTTGCGGAGGTGGCCTTGAGCAGCATCGTGATGGCCATGCTGATGGCTGCGATATTTGCAGCCATCTCCTTCCGGAAGCGGGACCCCCGAGGTCCTGTCGAGTAG
- a CDS encoding DUF3800 domain-containing protein, giving the protein MAAVPLRHHRLMIKEYYLDESGNSGDLARPGKDFDFAQQQIFSLACLGVEDTHALGIEIARLKTDYRIQAPELKSSLVRDKPKLIIELVDFIERHELPLFIELVDKRFFIAANMVNTLIVPPIGEHEFDPQKFGQMQWMRNRFGEYLCARAPSDIFAAYIAACDTPSSASIARAFRVLLDWLKGRLPDDEVAQGLDLFAADSFSDFQAIPAANEKERLRSLPLPDFGKHGQSVWMLPNFSSFTNIYARINLLHARRIGGLTLFHDEQDHFDDILRSAKKGAEDLAQADAVPIIPSADYQFEEKATLVFARSHASPGIQAADILAGFMMRFARDLLYGERAPSHQAREAFHRIVALTDAADGRGVNFVFSDFDMHKLGIMPEQRFSP; this is encoded by the coding sequence GCCCAGCAGCAGATCTTTTCACTCGCCTGTCTGGGCGTTGAAGATACCCACGCCCTTGGGATCGAAATCGCCAGGCTGAAGACCGACTACCGCATTCAGGCTCCCGAACTCAAATCGTCCCTTGTGCGCGATAAGCCCAAGCTCATCATCGAACTGGTCGATTTTATCGAACGGCACGAATTGCCTCTATTTATCGAGCTCGTCGACAAGCGCTTTTTCATCGCCGCCAATATGGTCAACACGCTGATCGTTCCTCCGATCGGCGAACACGAGTTCGACCCGCAGAAATTCGGCCAAATGCAGTGGATGCGGAATCGTTTCGGGGAGTATCTTTGCGCCCGAGCGCCATCAGATATTTTTGCGGCCTATATCGCAGCTTGCGATACTCCCTCGTCCGCCAGCATCGCGCGCGCATTCCGCGTTTTGCTTGATTGGCTCAAGGGGCGCCTTCCAGACGACGAAGTCGCACAGGGTTTGGATCTCTTCGCCGCCGATAGTTTTTCCGATTTTCAAGCCATACCGGCTGCTAACGAGAAAGAACGCCTTCGGTCGCTGCCCTTGCCTGACTTCGGCAAGCACGGGCAGTCAGTGTGGATGTTGCCGAACTTCTCGTCGTTCACCAATATCTACGCGCGCATCAATCTCCTGCACGCCCGCCGCATCGGCGGCCTCACCCTCTTTCACGACGAGCAGGACCATTTCGATGACATCCTTCGAAGCGCCAAAAAGGGCGCTGAGGATCTCGCGCAGGCCGATGCCGTACCGATCATTCCTTCCGCCGACTATCAGTTCGAGGAAAAGGCGACTTTGGTATTTGCGCGTTCGCATGCCTCGCCTGGTATCCAGGCGGCCGACATCCTTGCAGGTTTCATGATGCGATTTGCCAGAGATCTGCTCTATGGCGAACGCGCGCCATCCCATCAGGCGCGAGAAGCCTTTCACCGTATTGTCGCGCTGACCGATGCGGCAGATGGCAGAGGCGTGAACTTCGTGTTCTCTGACTTTGACATGCACAAGCTCGGCATCATGCCCGAGCAACGATTCTCCCCCTAA